Within the Streptomyces vilmorinianum genome, the region CCCGGCGCGGTCCGCGAGGTCAGCGCGCCGCCGGGCGCGCTCAGCCGCAGCGGCTCGCCCTCCCGCACCCGGTCGACGAGCGCCGTGCTCATCGTGCCGCCCCGGATCCGGCTGACGTGCAGATCCACCGTGCCGTCCGCGCGGACCGCGTTGGCCAGGGAGTACGTCCGCCACACCCGCGGCACCCGCGGCGAGCTGAGGCTGACGTACTGTCCGGGCCGGTACGCGAACGGCCGCCGCGGCCGCAGGGTCAGGACCGCCAGGTCCTCGCCGAGCCGCTCGTGGCGCACCACGACGGCGTCCCACCACGGCGGCTCGCCGACCTCCGCCGCCTCCTCGGCGCCCCGCATCATCAGGTCGGCGACGAAGCCGTACGCCTCGGTCCACGCCTTCTCGGCCTCGACGGTCCAGGCCGCCCCGGCGGCGTGCGCGAAGGCGGCGGTCAGGCTGGCCCCGACGGCGGCGTAGAGCGCGGGCGCGGCCAGGAACTTGCGGTGGTCGCGGCCCAGATGGGAGAGGTAATCCGGGAGCCCGGGGTCCTCCAGGTGCGTCACGACATGGGTGAGCGCGGCGAAGAGCCGGTCGCGCTGCGGCCGCATGTCCTCGGGGAAGAGCTCGCGGACGCCCGGGTTGTTCCAGAAGAGATGGGAGTAGAAGAAGGTGACGGCGTGCTCGGCCCGTCTCTCGACGACGGCGAACGAGCTTCTGATCAACTGGGCATCCACTCGGGAGAATCTAGGCCACGCGTCTTCACACGACGATCACATCGCCGGACCGGCGGCGACCTTGTACCGTCTCAGGGTGAGCAAGCCCCCCGCCCCCGAGCTCTTCACCTGGGAGTTCGCGACCGATCCGTACCCCGCCTACGCCTGGCTGCGCGAGCACGCGCCCGTCCACCGGGCGAAGCTGCCCAGCGGGGTCGAGGCCTGGCTGGTGACGCGGTACGCGGACGCCCGGCAGGCCCTCGCCGACCAGCGTCTGTCGAAGAACCCGGCCCACCACGACGAGCCCGCGCACGCCAAGGGCAAGACGGGCATCCCGGGGGAGCGCAAGGCCGAGCTGATGACGCATCTGCTCAACATCGACCCGCCCGACCACACGCGGCTGCGGCGGCTGGTCTCGAAGGCGTTCACCCCGCGCCGGGTCGCGGAGTTCGCCCCGCGGGTGCAGGAGCTGACGGACGACCTCATCGACCGGTTCGCGGCGCGGGGCTCGGCCGACCTCATCCACGAGTTCGCCTTCCCGCTGCCCATCTACGCGATCTGCGACCTGCTCGGGGTGCCGCGCGAGGACCAGGACGACTTCCGCGACTGGGCCGGGATGATGATCCGCCACGGCGGCGGGCCGCGCGGCGGGGTCGCGCGCTCGGTCAAGAAGATGCGCGGCTATCTCGCCGAGCTCATCCACCGCAAGCGGCTCGACCCGGGCGACGACCTGATCTCCGGGCTCATCAAGGCCTCCGACCACGGCGAGCACCTGACGGAGAACGAGGCCGCCGCGATGGCCTTCATCCTCCTCTTCGCGGGCTTCGAGACGACGGTCAACCTCATCGGCAACGGCGTGTACGCGCTGCTGCGCAACCCGGACCAGCGCGCGCGGCTCCAGGCCTCGCTCGCGGCGGGGGAGCGGGACCTCCTGGAGACGGGCGTCGAGGAGCTGCTGCGCTACGACGGGCCGGTGGAGCTGGCGACCTGGCGGTACGCCAGGGAGCCGCTGACCATCGGCGGGCAGGAGATCCCGGCGGGGGACCCGGTGCTCGTCGTGCTCGCCGCCGCGGACCGCGACCCGGAGCGCTTCGAGGAGCCGGACACGCTCGACCTGTCCCGGCGCGACAACCAGCATCTCGGGTACGGGCACGGCATCCACTACTGCATCGGCGCCCCGCTCGCCCGGCTGGAAGGGCAGATCGCTCTCGCGACGCTGCTGACTCGCCTGCCGGACCTGCGACTTGGGGCCGATCCGGCCGATCTGCGGTGGCGCGGCGGGCTCATCATG harbors:
- a CDS encoding globin domain-containing protein, with translation MDAQLIRSSFAVVERRAEHAVTFFYSHLFWNNPGVRELFPEDMRPQRDRLFAALTHVVTHLEDPGLPDYLSHLGRDHRKFLAAPALYAAVGASLTAAFAHAAGAAWTVEAEKAWTEAYGFVADLMMRGAEEAAEVGEPPWWDAVVVRHERLGEDLAVLTLRPRRPFAYRPGQYVSLSSPRVPRVWRTYSLANAVRADGTVDLHVSRIRGGTMSTALVDRVREGEPLRLSAPGGALTSRTAPGDPRTYIAAGTGWAPVKALLEEAAHGPEGTEGRLFLVARAKEYLYGRGDVERLKERIPGLHVTYITSAPRHPRDQATERLLHALHTYGHWPEHDVYVAGPPGFLTETVPVLEHLGTGPGRIFHDALPAVGRFRPRPGSTAEWLLEPPDLVWHNPEARAPRGY
- a CDS encoding cytochrome P450 family protein, yielding MSKPPAPELFTWEFATDPYPAYAWLREHAPVHRAKLPSGVEAWLVTRYADARQALADQRLSKNPAHHDEPAHAKGKTGIPGERKAELMTHLLNIDPPDHTRLRRLVSKAFTPRRVAEFAPRVQELTDDLIDRFAARGSADLIHEFAFPLPIYAICDLLGVPREDQDDFRDWAGMMIRHGGGPRGGVARSVKKMRGYLAELIHRKRLDPGDDLISGLIKASDHGEHLTENEAAAMAFILLFAGFETTVNLIGNGVYALLRNPDQRARLQASLAAGERDLLETGVEELLRYDGPVELATWRYAREPLTIGGQEIPAGDPVLVVLAAADRDPERFEEPDTLDLSRRDNQHLGYGHGIHYCIGAPLARLEGQIALATLLTRLPDLRLGADPADLRWRGGLIMRGLRTLPVEFTPLAN